The sequence CGGCTTCTACCATCTGCCGCACAGAAAATCCCGTGCCGTTGCCCAGGTTGCACACTTCGCTGCCGCCACCACCACGCAGGTAATCCACGGCGCGCAGGTGCGCATCGGCCAGTTCCATCACGTCCAGATAGTCACGAATACAGGTACCGTCCGGCGTGGGATAATCATCGCCAAAAATGGTGACATGTGGCCTTTTGCCCAGCGGCACCTGTAGAATGATGGGGATAAGGTGACTTTCCGGCCTGTGATCCTCACCAATAAGGCCCTGAGGCCATGCGCCAGCAACGTTGAAATAACGCAAAATGACAGACCGTATGCCGTGCGCCCTACCCACCCAGTGCATCATGCGCTCCATGGCGAGCTTGCTTTCGCCATAGGGATTGGTGGGCCGCAGAGGCGCGTGCTCGGGTATGGGAACGACATCAGGTTCGCCATAGACCGAAGCCGTGGACGAAAACACGATCTTGTCCACCCCATGCCGCGCCATGGCTTCAAGCAGTACCATCATACCATGTATGTTGTTCTGAAAATACTTGAGCGGCTGCTCCATGCTCTCACCCACCAGAGAGCAGGCGGCAAAGTGCAGCACGGCCTCAATGGGTTGCTCTGAAAATACGGCATCAAGCAATGCCGGATCACGCATGTCGCCGGAATAAAGACGCACATCCTGCGGAACGGAACCACGGTGCCCCGTAAGAAAATTGTCGAGTACCACAGGCGTTTCGCCACGTTCCAAAAGGGCGCGCACATTGTGGGAACCAATATATCCGGCACCGCCGCAAACAAGAATTGCCATGAACTCCTCGCTTGTCCGTTACGTTTCGCTTTTGCGAACAATAATTGTGCACTCGACGTAAGGATTTGGCAAGAGGTACAATGCGTTGTCTGTGCACCAGTGCAACCTGAGCATGGGACACGGCGGAGAGTTGCAAAGCCCGCTGGCCTCAGGCGCAGACATGACACTGACCTGAAACACAGCGGGCCCATATGACGCAGCCGAAAGGCTTAACGCCGTGCGCAGCAGACTTTTACAGCTGCTTGAGCACATCCTCGGCAAACGAGGCCACGGCTTCGGGGTCGTTGGAGGCATCGCCTTCCATCTTGAGCCCTTCTGCAATGATGTTCGCGCCCAGTTCCTTGGCGCGCTCTTCAATGGCAGGTACCGCGCCGCAAAAATGTTCGTATTCCTGATCGCCGGAGGCAAATGCGGCTACCTTGCGGCCAGCCAGCCCGATGCGGTCAAATTCCTCAAACAGGGACAAAAAGTCGTCCTGCATTTCCAGGTCTTCCATGCCCCAGGCCGAGCAACCAAACAGCACGGCATCGTAACCGTCTGCCAGGTTTTCTGCCGAGGCGTCCGCCGCGTTGAGCAGCTTGACTTCGTGCCCGCCAGCAGCAATCAGTTCTTCAAGCTTCTGGGCGATGCTTTCCGTATTGCCGGTGCTGGAACCAAAAACAATCAGTACCTTACTCATGACATTCTCCTTCGTTGCGTCTTATTTAAAAATGAAATTCATTTTCTAAATGGATAGGGATGTTCGATTCGCCTGTCAAGGGAAAGAATCACCAAGACTTTTTTTGCTGCATCCCTGCTGGCCACGTCCGGCATTTTTCGAGCAGATTGTGCAGAAATCACACCCTGCGCAACTTAACCTCAGCACTGCCAGCAAGGAAAAGAAGTGACATTGATCACAAAAATGAAAAAAGATGAAAAAAAATCGGAACCCCGCGCAACTCGCAGGGTTCCGAAAATGTTGTCTGTCAGATTACGCAAACTATTCGCTGTCTGCTCCGTTGTGCGAGTCCTCATCCGCCCCGGCGTCCAGACCATCTTCCGTCGCCGCTTCTCTGGCGCGCGGGGCTGGCATGCTCCACTCTCCCGGCATAGGCGCGGCAAGTTCGGCCTTTTCCCCAAGATAGGGGTTAAAATAGCCGTAACGCAGCCAAGGGCAAAGCTTTTTGAGGCGCTTCATGAACGATGTCAGCCCCATGCTGGGCGAGAGTTCCAGCTTCTGTTGCCCTTCGCCACCGCTCATGAGCTTGAAGTACCATTCGGGATCAATATTGAGGTTGCGCCACTGGATCATGCTCACGCCGTTATCGCCCACCAGACGCGCCAGGGCGTCCAGTTCTTCTTCCGTATCCGTAACGCCGGGGAAGACCAACAGATTCAGAGAAACCCATATGCCACGGCTGCGGGCCTCGCGAATGGAAGCGCGCACATCGTCAAAGGAATAGCCGGATGGCCTGTAATAGCGATCATAAAGGCCGCTCCGAGCGCTGTTCAGGCTCACGCGCATGCTGGTCAGCCCGGCTTCGGCAAGGCGGATCACAGCCTCGGGCCGGGAGGCGTTGGTGTTGCAGTTGACAGTGCCGGGCCCTTCGCCCGCGCGGAACTGGCGCACGCTCTCCACCAGCAGATCAGGATTCATGAGCGGATCGCCCTCGCAGCCCTGCCCAAAGGAATAAATGGGGGTACGGGTTTCGCGCCCGGAATGAACGCGCATGACCTCGGCCAGTTCTTCGGGGCTGGGCGTAAAGGCAAGGCGGCACTGCGGCGTTGACTGAATGGGCGAGTCCTTCTCCTGCGCTGAAATACAGCCAATACAGCTGGCGTTGCAAGCGCGGGACGATGGCAGCGGGGCCTCGTAACGGCCCAGAGCAAAGTTGCGGGCCGCAGGGCAATCGTAGCGCGCCACGCAGTTATCCATGATATGCCGGATAAGCCTGTTCTTGGGGTAATCGCGCAGCAGGGCGCGGGCACCCTGTTCAATGCGTCCGCGCGGAATATTGCTGAAAATCTGCCGTGGTTCGGTATCCACCCTGCGGGCGCAGATATAGAAACGCCCTCTGGCGAAGCCCACGGCCCCGTAAGCAAACAATGGCAACATGGGTGCGTTTTCGCCGCTTTCATAGGCTGGATGGGCCGAAAGCGTATAGCCGGGTGCGGCAAAGGCCGCCACGGCAAGCTGGGCCTCGCCTTCAGGAGGCGCGATGTGCCCGGTTTCGGGGTCAAGGCCCACTGCCTGCCTGCCAGGCAACAGAAAGAACTCGCTTTCCTCCGGCAGGGGAATCAGTTCGTCCGGACGCGGCAGCCCCCACTGCGCGCCTCGCCGACAGACCATGAGCAGATCGGGATCGTCATAGATATTGCCGCGCTCGTCTGCCATTACAAGATGCGGTTCAATGTGTTGCGCGGCCATAAAAGCTCCTTGCCCAAGAAGTGTTGAACGTATATAAAAACTGCTGGCCGGGCCTTCCCGGCCCGTATTTTTGGAGGCCTGCCATGTTTTCCATCATGCTTTTCATTTTTTTGTGCTTCTTCGGAATACTGGCTGTGCTGTACCACATGCTGCGCAGCCAGGAAAAACTTTGCAGATCGCTGCACGAAGAACACGCACAGATGCGTGTGCTGCTGCGCTCGCTGGAATCGCGCCTTGACGCGCTGGACGTGACGGAACCAGCCGAGGCTGCGTTCTCCCCCAGGGGAGCCGCCCATCTTGCGCCCCGCCCTGCCCCGCAGCCAGCGCAAGACCCCCTGCTGCATCTGAGCTTTGATGAACCCGCCCAGAACGTCAGCATTGCACCCGATGTAGATCCGGCGCTGGATCTGCACTTTGACCCGGCAGTGGGTATTCCCGCTTCTTCAGGAAGAAACAGCAGAAATTAAAGCTCATCAACGTTGAGAATACCCGTTCTCAACGTTTTTTATTGCTCATTCCCGCCCCGTCAGCCCGAATTCTCCCTTGGCAGCCGCAAGATAGGCCTCGCTCAATCCGGTACTGCGCAACTCCTCGGCCCAATGCAGATAGGGCAACCTCAGGGAATCCTTGCGGATGGCTACGGCCCTGCCCCTGCGGCGCGCAACGCACTGAGGGTCGCTGGTCAGGAGGGCGCGCACTCTGTCGCTGAAAGCTCTTGCGCGGTGCACCGCCCTGTGGCCTCCGTCTATGCAGGCCAGCGCGGCCTGCCTCATGCGCGCAGCAACATCCGGATGCTCAAGCAGATAGCGCACCTGCGCCACGGCCTCGCCAGCAGCGGTTGCAGCGTCCACAGTACTGCCATTGTCCGCCGTATCCGCCCCATAGCAGAGCATGTGCTCGCCCTCGGCAAAAATATCCGTCAGCCCGTGCCCGATACGTGGAGTCACAAGGCAACTGCCGCAGCCCAAGGCCTCAAAAACCCGAAAATTCAGGTCGCCGTGCTCGCAGTGGTTCAGCACCACCCGCGCCCTTGCATATAAATGGCGGTAGGAGCCGGTTACAATCTGCAATTCCGGCAATCCGCTGCGGCACTTTTCCAGAAAGGCCGTGCGGCACGGCAGATTGGCATTGACCGTACCAACAAACACGCAGTCCATATCCTTGGCAGTCTGAGGCTCGGGCGCATCCTGAGCCCAGGCAAAGGCAGGAGACCACCACACCCGATCTGCGGGCAGATACGCCCCTGCAAAACGCGGCAAATGATCGCGCAAAGACGCAATGCAGACATCAAAAGCCTGGGCGTAATACGGTTGCCACGAATGGATGTGAGAATCCACGCTGTAGAACACAGTGAGGCACGGAAAATCCTCTACGCCAAGCACATAGGGAGCACGGCTTTTGTCGGCAACTACCAGCACGTCTGGCTCAAAACCCGCAATACGCACCAGATCATGCCAGCCAAACACGGCGGCATGCTCAAAATTGTGCCGGGCCACAGCATCCCAGCCGCAGGAAGAAAGGGCGTCGCTGAAAAAAGGACTGCCTATCCACAAAAGCCGCTTCATGCGCCCCCGGCAACAGTAATGTGGTTTTGCGCTAACTGCGCACGGTGCTTGGCATCTCCTGCCTGACAGTTGCCAACAGGCCCGATTTGCAATAGGTTCAAAACCTAGCCTCGACGCCCCAAGGCGTCAAGACGCGAGAATGCACATGCTGCTCAACCCTGGCCGACTTCGCCTTATCACGCGCATTTTTTTGGCGCTTCTGTTAACCCTGTCGGCTATGTCGGCGGCGGTCTTTTGGCTTTTGCAACGCAATCCCGAGGCGCTGGCGCAACATTATATTGAACAGATTGCCGCCAGCACCGGCCTGAATATTACCGTTGAATCGGTCAATGTGGCTCTTTTGCCGCTGCCATCCCTGGCTGTCAGCAATGCCAGCGTTGAGGGCAAGAGCTTTAGTTTTACCGTTGCCTACGCCACACTCCGGCCCGACTTTCTGGCGCTGCTGCGCGGCGAACTGCTGCCCCGCAATATCACCCTGCTGCGCCCCCGCCTCAAGGGCGAACTGCCCGTGGCTCTCAGCCTGCCCTTTCTGTTCCCTGACAATGCCGAAGCCGCCCAGCCCGTTGCAGCTCAGGCCGCGCCAGAAAGGAGCGCATCCCCCAAAAAAGCGTCCCCAAAATCCGTCCCTCAGCCTACCGCAGCCTCTGCGGCAAAGGCCAGCACACCGCCGACGCAGGAAGCAGCGATCCCAGCCGCAACAGATGCGGCGGTTCCCTCGCAAAGCGCTGCCGCGCAAGAGCTGCCCCCTGCGCAGAATTCCATACAATCATGGCTGTCCCGGCTTGCCGGGGACAACACTGGAGGCGCGGCTCTGTTGCCGGGCATTTTGCCGGGTCGGTTCAGACTGGCTGTTTCACAGGGCGAAGTGGACATCATCGGCGCGGACAAAACGCAAGTGACGGCCAACGGGTTGCAATGCGACCTGGAAACCGCCTCGGGCACACGCCTTGAGGGCAACTTTTTTTGCACCACAGCGGTTCTACAGCCAGAAGGTCAAACGCCAGCCAAGGTTGAGCACCTCAATCTGGAAGGCAAGACTGACCTCTCGGCCCCCCTGGCAAAAACGCCGCAACTGGCGGTCAAGGGCACCGTGCAGCTGCCCAACTGGCTGGCCCGCCTCAACTTTGCGCTCGGCCTCAAGGCTGATGCCAATGGCTGGAGCCTGACCAGCGACCTTGAAGGCGAACTGCGCAAGGATGAAGTGCTGCTGCCTGCCCACGTTACCGGCACTGTGGCCCAACGCAGCAAGGAAGATCAAGGCATCAACCTAGAAAATCTGCGCCTGCGGCTTGGGCAGGATGATGTGACCGTCAACGGCCTGCTGCTTCTGGGCGGACCGGACACTTTCAGTATTGAAGGACGTCTGCAACTGCAGCGCGCAAGCCTGACGGAATGGCTGGGCTTTGCCCGTAATCTGGCGCCCGGCCTTCAGGTTGCGCTGGACGAAGTAACCTTGGGCACCCTTGATTTTTCAGTGAACGGCAAAGGGCTGCGCGTTCCGCATATTGACGTAACCGCCGCTGGCAGCCGCTTTTTGGGTTCCGGCGGCGTTGCGAGCTGGGCCAGGCCTGAACTGCTGCTGGATCTCAAGGCCGAGACTGTGAATCTGGGGCGCGCCATCCCTGAATCGGTGGGGGTATTGCCTGCCGAACCGCGATACGGCCACGGGCCACTCACTCCCATGCCCGGCAAGCCTGTGGTGCCCGGCGAAATCGGGCTTGATTACAACATCCGGCTGGCTGCAACCCGGGTGAACTACGGCCCCATCGTAATCAATGATGCGCTGGTCGTCATCAAGCAGGGGCTGGTTGACCAGGTCACCCACTTTGAAGACACGCTGCTGATTGTTGACGGCACTCTTTACGGCGGCAGCGTCAAGGGCGACACCATCATGGGCGGTCACCCGGATACCCCCTACGCCATCCGCCTGCACATGCGCGACGTTAACGGCGAGAATCTGGCAAAAGACCTCCCGGTCATGCCCGTGAGCGGTGGCAAGCTGCGCGGTGATGTGGACGTTATGAGCCAGGGGCGGGAGCTGGATGTTTTTCTGGGCAAATTGCGCGGCACGGTAAGCGCCCGGGCTGAAAAAGGCCAGTTGCGCCCGCCGAACAATATCCCAGGCAAGGCCTCCCCCGGCGCAGTGGGCTTTAAAGCGCTTGATTTGAGCCTTAAAGCCCGCACGGCGGCCTGGGAGCAAAGCCGCCTGGGCCTTGAAGGCCAGTGGACCGCCACCATTGAAGATGAAGGCATTGACGCCAGCGTGGGCCTTAACGGCAGGCTCTGGTTCAGCGGCGATGGTCAGGGCGGCGGCAACATGGATTTTCAAAACCTGCCCGGCACCATCAGCCTGAGCCTCAGCCCGGAAAAATCCTTTCAGCCAGAGGGTCTGCAAACGCAAATCAGCGGCAAATTCAGTTGTCAGGCTGCGCGCAACCAGCTTTCGGCCACAGACATGCACATGAACGCCCTTGGGGCGGACATTTCCGGCGCGGGGCAACTGGGCATGGGCAAGGACGGCATGGTCTGGCAGGGCAAGGTTTCCGCCTTTATCCCGGACAGCACAAAAACGCTGCGCCTGCTTGGCGCTGCCAACCCCAATGTGCCGCAACCTCTGCGCAGGATCGAGCTGGACACTGCCTTCAAGGGCGATAGCGGATCCCTGGCGCTGTCAGAGTTCCGCGCCAAGGTGGATCAAAACGATATTTCCGGCAGCATCAGCCTTGACTGGCGCAAGGAACTGGCCCTGCGATTCAAGCTCTCCGCTCCGCAAATTGATCTTGACCGCTACGTGGGCGACAAGGCCGCCGGGCAGGCGGACGGCGGCAAAAGCAAAAAAAAGACCGACAGCAAACCGTGGGATCTGCGCTTCATGCGGGCATTTTCCGCTGAGGGCGAAG comes from Desulfovibrio sp. UIB00 and encodes:
- a CDS encoding glycosyltransferase; amino-acid sequence: MKRLLWIGSPFFSDALSSCGWDAVARHNFEHAAVFGWHDLVRIAGFEPDVLVVADKSRAPYVLGVEDFPCLTVFYSVDSHIHSWQPYYAQAFDVCIASLRDHLPRFAGAYLPADRVWWSPAFAWAQDAPEPQTAKDMDCVFVGTVNANLPCRTAFLEKCRSGLPELQIVTGSYRHLYARARVVLNHCEHGDLNFRVFEALGCGSCLVTPRIGHGLTDIFAEGEHMLCYGADTADNGSTVDAATAAGEAVAQVRYLLEHPDVAARMRQAALACIDGGHRAVHRARAFSDRVRALLTSDPQCVARRRGRAVAIRKDSLRLPYLHWAEELRSTGLSEAYLAAAKGEFGLTGRE
- the galE gene encoding UDP-glucose 4-epimerase GalE, with the protein product MAILVCGGAGYIGSHNVRALLERGETPVVLDNFLTGHRGSVPQDVRLYSGDMRDPALLDAVFSEQPIEAVLHFAACSLVGESMEQPLKYFQNNIHGMMVLLEAMARHGVDKIVFSSTASVYGEPDVVPIPEHAPLRPTNPYGESKLAMERMMHWVGRAHGIRSVILRYFNVAGAWPQGLIGEDHRPESHLIPIILQVPLGKRPHVTIFGDDYPTPDGTCIRDYLDVMELADAHLRAVDYLRGGGGSEVCNLGNGTGFSVRQMVEAARRVTGRDIAVSIGARRPGDPARLIASAERAAEVLGWTARADIDSIIASAWSWHSRNPEGFAE
- a CDS encoding radical SAM protein — its product is MAAQHIEPHLVMADERGNIYDDPDLLMVCRRGAQWGLPRPDELIPLPEESEFFLLPGRQAVGLDPETGHIAPPEGEAQLAVAAFAAPGYTLSAHPAYESGENAPMLPLFAYGAVGFARGRFYICARRVDTEPRQIFSNIPRGRIEQGARALLRDYPKNRLIRHIMDNCVARYDCPAARNFALGRYEAPLPSSRACNASCIGCISAQEKDSPIQSTPQCRLAFTPSPEELAEVMRVHSGRETRTPIYSFGQGCEGDPLMNPDLLVESVRQFRAGEGPGTVNCNTNASRPEAVIRLAEAGLTSMRVSLNSARSGLYDRYYRPSGYSFDDVRASIREARSRGIWVSLNLLVFPGVTDTEEELDALARLVGDNGVSMIQWRNLNIDPEWYFKLMSGGEGQQKLELSPSMGLTSFMKRLKKLCPWLRYGYFNPYLGEKAELAAPMPGEWSMPAPRAREAATEDGLDAGADEDSHNGADSE
- a CDS encoding AsmA-like C-terminal region-containing protein → MSAAVFWLLQRNPEALAQHYIEQIAASTGLNITVESVNVALLPLPSLAVSNASVEGKSFSFTVAYATLRPDFLALLRGELLPRNITLLRPRLKGELPVALSLPFLFPDNAEAAQPVAAQAAPERSASPKKASPKSVPQPTAASAAKASTPPTQEAAIPAATDAAVPSQSAAAQELPPAQNSIQSWLSRLAGDNTGGAALLPGILPGRFRLAVSQGEVDIIGADKTQVTANGLQCDLETASGTRLEGNFFCTTAVLQPEGQTPAKVEHLNLEGKTDLSAPLAKTPQLAVKGTVQLPNWLARLNFALGLKADANGWSLTSDLEGELRKDEVLLPAHVTGTVAQRSKEDQGINLENLRLRLGQDDVTVNGLLLLGGPDTFSIEGRLQLQRASLTEWLGFARNLAPGLQVALDEVTLGTLDFSVNGKGLRVPHIDVTAAGSRFLGSGGVASWARPELLLDLKAETVNLGRAIPESVGVLPAEPRYGHGPLTPMPGKPVVPGEIGLDYNIRLAATRVNYGPIVINDALVVIKQGLVDQVTHFEDTLLIVDGTLYGGSVKGDTIMGGHPDTPYAIRLHMRDVNGENLAKDLPVMPVSGGKLRGDVDVMSQGRELDVFLGKLRGTVSARAEKGQLRPPNNIPGKASPGAVGFKALDLSLKARTAAWEQSRLGLEGQWTATIEDEGIDASVGLNGRLWFSGDGQGGGNMDFQNLPGTISLSLSPEKSFQPEGLQTQISGKFSCQAARNQLSATDMHMNALGADISGAGQLGMGKDGMVWQGKVSAFIPDSTKTLRLLGAANPNVPQPLRRIELDTAFKGDSGSLALSEFRAKVDQNDISGSISLDWRKELALRFKLSAPQIDLDRYVGDKAAGQADGGKSKKKTDSKPWDLRFMRAFSAEGEAHVGQLTLWKLRTDDLRLKAKMENGTLRYESQGGKFYGSPVSAHGEMRFNKGMGFANALSIEGFDLAAASKDRGGSAALGGRASISSEVDAELTGANQLPSRLNGKWRFNVHNGFYQSRDKDGQLKGKPTRFDAAGSSGAITNGIAKSGDFYLKGQDLTVTGGGWIDLNSETLDCNFTVNMKNLPEFPMRLYGSLDNSKTSIGAGKLLLNTIGGITQGFVDVLGGVVEGTWKLFR
- a CDS encoding flavodoxin — protein: MSKVLIVFGSSTGNTESIAQKLEELIAAGGHEVKLLNAADASAENLADGYDAVLFGCSAWGMEDLEMQDDFLSLFEEFDRIGLAGRKVAAFASGDQEYEHFCGAVPAIEERAKELGANIIAEGLKMEGDASNDPEAVASFAEDVLKQL